In Deinococcus irradiatisoli, the genomic stretch CTCGGTGCCGTAAGCGCTCCAGCGCAGGGCGATGATCAGGTAGGTATCGGCGATGAGGTTGCTCATGCGCTGCAGGCTCAGGTCGCTTCGGAGCTGCCCGGCCTGCTGCATCGGTGCCAGGATCAGCTCGATCACCCGGCTCAGCGGCAGCGCCTGGTAAGCGGTGCGGGCGCGCTCGGGGCTGGGGTTCATCACCTCGTAGGCCAGCGGCGGAATCAAATCGCGTTCCTGGCCGCTTTCCTCGGCGAGCTTGGCCCAGATTTCCTCCAGCACGCGTACCGGCGCTTCGCCCTCGCGCAGCCGGGCCTCGGCGTGTTCGCGCAGCCGGCCCATGATCTGCGAGCCGTAATCGAGCAGCACCGCTTCCTTGTAAGGGTAGTAGTTGAAAAATGTTCCGCGCGAAACGTTCGAGGCCTTGGCGATGTC encodes the following:
- a CDS encoding TetR/AcrR family transcriptional regulator; this translates as MDSLSLRERQKEKRRTRIYHVAIDLFKHNGFQATTATDIAKASNVSRGTFFNYYPYKEAVLLDYGSQIMGRLREHAEARLREGEAPVRVLEEIWAKLAEESGQERDLIPPLAYEVMNPSPERARTAYQALPLSRVIELILAPMQQAGQLRSDLSLQRMSNLIADTYLIIALRWSAYGTERSLAEEMRLTLNFLMEGVLKR